The genomic region TATATTTATTGACTGAATAGCTTTTATTATTTCAAACATTTTTGAAGACTGCCCGGTTTTTTCGGGTTCGTTGATTGCTGTTTGGATCTGTTCATCTTTGAAATTGTCTGTTTGTTGAAAACTAAAAATTACAGAGGTAATACCAAATGTCAATATTACCCAAAGGAGCAATTGGGTTAATCCTACCAGCGCTATGCCTGTAATCTTGCCCATCATCAGTTGAAAAGGTTTTACTGATGAGATTATAATTTCAACAATACGGCTTGTTTTTTCTTCAATAACACCTCTCATGATCTGGACGCCATAAAGAAATATAAAAAAATAGATCATAAAAGAGGCAAAATACCCTACAATAGTAGAAGCGACTGCACTGCTGTCTTTTTCACCTTCCTCGCTTAATTTAATGGTGTTGATAGTAATTTTGGTTTTAATATTTTCCAGTGTTTCTCTGTCAATTCCTGCTTTTTGCAGTTTTCTGCTTTCAATCTCTTCTTTTAAAATCCTTTGGATATAACTTTGAACTTCAATGCCCGGATTTTGCCTGGTATAAAACTCTATTCCTTTAGGATCATCAATATCCAATGCGGGTATGTAAAGCAGGCCGTAGTGGTCACTTTGTAAATAGTTAACTTTCGCATCTTCTATTGAGGCAGTTATTAAGTTAAAGGTAAGATTTTTATAGTTTTTAATTTTATCTGTAAAAAGATTACTTTCATCCCTCACATCTATTATCTTGGCTTCCTGAGATACCATGGTAAGCCAAAACGGGATAATCATTAACGATGCTAATAATATTGGCCCGAGAATGGTCATGATAATAAATGACCTTTTTCTTACACGGGTGAGGTATTCGCGTTTAATTACTAATAAAATCTTGTTCATTATTTATTGTATCGGAATTTCAATATTTTAAATGAAACTTATATTCAAACCTATCCTTTGTGCACTTAATGAACAGCTACTGGGCTCTGGTTACTGGGTTCTGGGTTATTAGTAATTCTTTCTGACAGTATTCATTCTACCAGTACCCAGCACCCAGTACCCAATAACTAACTTATTATTTTTACTCCGCTCAATATTTAGGAATTTCATTTTTAAATCAATTTACAACGTTATGTCCCTTCACTTTTGCAATAAATATATCGTTAATACCCGGAATTTTTTCATTGAAACTATGTATTTCAACATTTTTTAACAATTCTGCCAAGAGATCGTTTGGACTGCGCTTTGAGGTGATCTTAATGGTGGCTTTAAAACTATTATTTTCCAACCATTCCATTGAAATTATTTTGAAATCTGTCATGAGCAAGCGCAAGGGATCATCTGCATTTAATAGCTTATCAGGTTTATCGGTTTTGTCGTCTGCCTTGCGGCATAAATGTCGCCCTACAACCATATATGTATCGGTTTTGTATTGATCTTTGATCTCAGTTAAAGGGCCGTCTAATATGGTTTTTGATTTGTTGATCAGAGCTATATGGTCGCAAAGTTCCTCTACTGATTCCATTCTGTGGGTAGAGAATATGATCGTGCTGCCCTGTTCGCGCAACTTCAGGATCTCATCTTTTACTAAGTTAACATTGATCGGGTCAAATCCTGAAAAAGGCTCATCCAGGATGATCAGTTTCGGTTTGTGAAGGATTGTGCTTATAAACTGCACTTTTTGCTGCATTCCTTTAGAGAGGTCTTCTACATTCTTATTCCACCAGGCGGTTAATTCAAATTTTTCAACCCAGCCTTTTAGTTTTGCAAGGGCATCCTTCTTAGGCATGCCTTTTAATTGAGCGAGGTAGAGAAGCTGCTCTCCCACCTTCATCTTTTTATAAAGGCCTCTTTCTTCGGGCAAATAACCTATAGAGTAAACATGTCTGGCAGCAAGCGGTTCATTATCAAAATATATTTCTCCACTGTCAGCCCCGATGATCTTAGTAATGATCCGTATCAATGTTGTCTTGCCTGCACCATTCGGTCCAAGCAAACCGAATATGCTTTGCTTTGGCACACTGATATTTACCTTATTCAGGGCGGTATGCCCAGCATACCTTTTTACTACGTTATTTACCTTTAAGATTTCCAGGATTTTCTTTAATTTTTCAAATATACAAAGTTTTAATTTTTAAAATAATCGATATTTTTCTTGGATATTAAATATCCTGTAACTTAATCTTACGCCAATATTTTTAACTTGCGAAATTTAGGATTTATTGTTTTGTGAAAAAAATATCTACAAAATTTGTTTTTTATTTGAGATAATTCTTTATATCTTTGCGCCTTATTTAATTTAAACCTTTAAAAAAATTCATTATGGAAAATTTTACAATTAAGTTCGAACAGTTTTTAAACAAAACTGCATCAGCATTGATTACTCTGGGAGTATCTTTGCTGATAATTACAATTACACAGGTTTCTGTTCATGCCCAACATTTAGATGTGACTATCTTTCCATCAGATAACTGGGTTAAAGAGTCTGGAATTCGCATTAATTTTGATTCTATTGACATAGCTGCACCGCGCGGCCTTCACACTCCCTACGTCTATCGTTTCCCGGATGGTACATTGCGTATATACTATGATCAACTTAGACAAAATTTTAAGGAGATGCATAGCGCCACATCCACAGACGGACTTGTATGGGTCAAAGATACCGGGGACAGGCTTCCGGGATTTGGTTTCCACCCTCACATTATCAAAGTATCTGACACCCTTTTCCGTATGTATTATGAAGCCAGTTTGACAGGGGCAATAAAAAGTGCATTATCATCTGACGGATTGACTTGGGTAGTAGAAGCCGGCTTCCGACTGATCAGTGTTCCTGGGTCACATACTAACCTTGTTGTTGATCCTGTCGTTATTGAATTACCAGGTGGTCTTTTGCGTATGTATTATCGCGTTAGAAATGAGAATTTTATCGGGAGTGCAACTTCGACTAATGGATTAACTTGGAGTGTTGAATCTGGCAGACGTATTGAAAATGCGGCTGAATTCGCTGCCATTCGTTTGCCAGATAGCACAGTTGTCATATACTTTTCAAGGCCAAACTATAGTAAAATATTAAGCGCAAGATCTTCAGATGGTTTAAGTTTTACCGATGACCCAGGTGTGAGACTGCTTCCTGGCAACCATCCTGACGGTTTTTTGTTGGAAAGTGGCACGATCTTAACAACTTCAATTGTTCAATTTCCAGGAGACACATTACGCATGTATTATCAAGGGTCCAGTAGCTCTACTGATGTTAACTTTTTCTCACGCGTATTCAGCGCTGTTGCTGTTCCAAAAGTAGAAGAGGTGGTTAATTTAGACATCAAGCCAACCTCCTGTCCGAATCCATTGAATGTAAAAAGCAATGGCGTTCTACCAATTGCGATCCTTGGCACAGCAGATTTTGATGTCAATGATATTGATGTTTCTTCAGTGCTGCTTCAGGGAATTTCTCCTATCAGGTCAAATATTGAAGATGTTAGCACACCTGTAGTGAACAAAGTAGATGTTTGTGACTGCACTACTGGCGGTGCCGATGGTTTTGATGACCTGACCCTGAAATTCAAAACCCAGGATATTGTGAGCACACTTGGCCCTGTCAGCGGGGGTGATACAATAGTTTTAACCATTACGGGTATTCTATTGGATAGTACGCCTTTTGATGCATCCGATTGTATCATTATAACCCCTGTTGGAGGTGGAAATGATACGGCAGGAGCCAAAGTAGCAATATGCCATATTCCACCCGGAAATCCTGCTAATTCACATACGATCTTTGTAAGCTCTAATGCAGTTGATGCACATTTGGCGCACGGAGATAACTTAGGAGCGTGTGATAGCATTGCATTTGGTGGTAATAATGATCCCCAGCTAAGATTATCAGCTTATCCAAATCCATTTTCCGAAACAACAATTATTCAATTTGATTTAGATGA from Cytophagales bacterium harbors:
- a CDS encoding ATP-binding cassette domain-containing protein; translated protein: MEILKVNNVVKRYAGHTALNKVNISVPKQSIFGLLGPNGAGKTTLIRIITKIIGADSGEIYFDNEPLAARHVYSIGYLPEERGLYKKMKVGEQLLYLAQLKGMPKKDALAKLKGWVEKFELTAWWNKNVEDLSKGMQQKVQFISTILHKPKLIILDEPFSGFDPINVNLVKDEILKLREQGSTIIFSTHRMESVEELCDHIALINKSKTILDGPLTEIKDQYKTDTYMVVGRHLCRKADDKTDKPDKLLNADDPLRLLMTDFKIISMEWLENNSFKATIKITSKRSPNDLLAELLKNVEIHSFNEKIPGINDIFIAKVKGHNVVN
- a CDS encoding ABC transporter permease → MNKILLVIKREYLTRVRKRSFIIMTILGPILLASLMIIPFWLTMVSQEAKIIDVRDESNLFTDKIKNYKNLTFNLITASIEDAKVNYLQSDHYGLLYIPALDIDDPKGIEFYTRQNPGIEVQSYIQRILKEEIESRKLQKAGIDRETLENIKTKITINTIKLSEEGEKDSSAVASTIVGYFASFMIYFFIFLYGVQIMRGVIEEKTSRIVEIIISSVKPFQLMMGKITGIALVGLTQLLLWVILTFGITSVIFSFQQTDNFKDEQIQTAINEPEKTGQSSKMFEIIKAIQSINI
- a CDS encoding T9SS type A sorting domain-containing protein, which encodes MENFTIKFEQFLNKTASALITLGVSLLIITITQVSVHAQHLDVTIFPSDNWVKESGIRINFDSIDIAAPRGLHTPYVYRFPDGTLRIYYDQLRQNFKEMHSATSTDGLVWVKDTGDRLPGFGFHPHIIKVSDTLFRMYYEASLTGAIKSALSSDGLTWVVEAGFRLISVPGSHTNLVVDPVVIELPGGLLRMYYRVRNENFIGSATSTNGLTWSVESGRRIENAAEFAAIRLPDSTVVIYFSRPNYSKILSARSSDGLSFTDDPGVRLLPGNHPDGFLLESGTILTTSIVQFPGDTLRMYYQGSSSSTDVNFFSRVFSAVAVPKVEEVVNLDIKPTSCPNPLNVKSNGVLPIAILGTADFDVNDIDVSSVLLQGISPIRSNIEDVSTPVVNKVDVCDCTTGGADGFDDLTLKFKTQDIVSTLGPVSGGDTIVLTITGILLDSTPFDASDCIIITPVGGGNDTAGAKVAICHIPPGNPANSHTIFVSSNAVDAHLAHGDNLGACDSIAFGGNNDPQLRLSAYPNPFSETTIIQFDLDETVYATLRVFNIMGKHIITLFEGTMEENNLYSIQFNAEDLPTGIYYYKLETENGIIRIEKLLLK